A window from Dioscorea cayenensis subsp. rotundata cultivar TDr96_F1 chromosome 10, TDr96_F1_v2_PseudoChromosome.rev07_lg8_w22 25.fasta, whole genome shotgun sequence encodes these proteins:
- the LOC120270754 gene encoding LOW QUALITY PROTEIN: aldehyde oxidase GLOX-like (The sequence of the model RefSeq protein was modified relative to this genomic sequence to represent the inferred CDS: deleted 1 base in 1 codon), translating into MATTISLSLLLLIFLSTFPSISYSQYPPSIAGNWKLLQSSLGISAMHMQVLPGDKLLVFDRTDFGPSNIFLPAGHCRQDPSDLALTTDCTAHSILLDLPSLSLHPLSILTDTWCSSGSLLPNSSFFQSGGFNDGDHTIRLFTSDSDWSETSAYLSARRWYSTNQLLPDGRVIIVGGRRQFNYEFFHKDHIRPLTSFPFLDETRDADAENNLYPFVHLLPDGTLFVFANTRAVFLDLSHNGYPLRHLPAIPDTVPRNYPSSGSSVLLPLRPPSHSPEILICGGAPRGSFQAVLNGTFYPAARTCERIYPLDQNPTWAMEEMPTARVMGDMVVLPTGDVLLVNGAEAGTAGWELARDPVTVPVLYNPNKPAGNRFGLMNRSPIPRLYHSSAVLDAYGRVLVGGSNPHVCYNFTNVMFPTELSLEAFHPPYLSASLDGLRPEVVAVWAGERGGGSGQVPATVVGYGEEMGVRFTVKERKVGGEVVEVVVVVPAFGTHSFGMNQRVVVLEGERDEQCSAYVYEVMVKAPAHRRRWRRRGTT; encoded by the exons atgGCGACCACCATCTCCctctctcttctcctcctcatcTTTCTCTCCACATTCCCATCCATTTCCTACTCTCAATACCCTCCGTCCATCGCCGGCAACTGGAAGCTACTCCAGTCAAGCCTCGGCATCTCAGCCATGCACATGCAGGTCCTCCCCGGCGACAAGCTCCTCGTTTTTGACCGCACCGACTTCGGCCCTTCCAACATCTTCTTACCCGCCGGCCACTGCCGGCAAGACCCTTCCGACCTCGCTCTCACCACCGACTGCACCGCCCACTCCATCCTCCTCGACCTCCCTTCCCTTTCTCTCCATCCTCTCTCCATCCTTACCGACACCTGGTGTTCCTCCGGCTCCCTCCTCCCCAACTCCTCCTTCTTCCAGTCCGGTGGCTTCAACGACGGCGACCACACCATTCGTCTCTTCACCTCCGACTCCGACTGGTCCGAAACCTCCGCCTATCTCTCCGCCCGCCGCTGGTACTCCACCAACCAACTCCTCCCTGACGGCCGAGTCATCATCGTCGGCGGCCGCCGCCAGTTCAACTACGAGTTCTTCCATAAAGATCACATCCGGCCATTAACGTCCTTCCCTTTCTTGGACGAAACCCGCGACGCCGACGCCGAGAACAACCTCTATCCTTTCGTCCATCTCCTCCCGGACGGTACTCTCTTCGTCTTCGCCAACACGCGCGCTGTCTTCCTCGACCTCTCCCACAATGGTTACCCTCTCCGCCACCTTCCGGCGATCCCCGACACTGTGCCAAGAAACTACCCAAGCTCCGGCTCATCCGTCTTGCTCCCTCTCCGTCCACCTTCTCACTCCCCGGAGATCCTTATCTGCGGCGGCGCT CCTCGCGGGTCCTTCCAAGCAGTGCTGAACGGCACGTTCTATCCGGCGGCGCGCACGTGCGAGAGGATCTATCCGCTGGATCAGAACCCCACGTGGGCCATGGAGGAAATGCCGACCGCACGTGTGATGGGCGACATGGTTGTCCTTCCGACAGGCGATGTGCTCTTGGTGAATGGCGCGGAGGCGGGGACGGCCGGGTGGGAGCTGGCTAGAGACCCGGTCACCGTCCCGGTTCTTTACAACCCAAACAAACCGGCCGGAAACCGGTTCGGGCTCATGAACCGGTCTCCGATACCGAGGCTGTATCACTCGTCGGCGGTTCTGGACGCGTACGGACGGGTGCTCGTCGGCGGGAGCAACCCGCACGTGTGCTATAACTTCACCAACGTGATGTTCCCTACGGAGTTGAGCTTGGAGGCGTTTCACCCGCCGTATTTGAGTGCGAGTCTTGATGGTCTCCGGCCGGAGGTGGTGGCAGTGTGGGCCGGAGAAAGGGGAGGGGGGTCCGGACAGGTTCCGGCGACGGTGGTGGGGTATGGGGAGGAGATGGGGGTGAGGTTTACAGTGAAGGAGAGGAAGGTGGGAGGAGAGGtagtggaggtggtggtggtggtgccgGCGTTTGGCACGCACTCGTTTGGGATGAACCAAAGAGTGGTGGTGTTGGAAGGAGAAAGGGATGAGCAGTGTTCCGCCTACGTTTATGAGGTGATGGTTAAAGCGCCCGCCCATCGCCGGAGGTGGCGCCGCCGAGGTACTACGTGA